The DNA segment TTTTTGGCCCGCTAACGTGATCTGCAATATGAACAATTTTCCGCTGTCGTGTCAGAAAGACAAGAATAATTTTAGGATATTTGAAGAAAATCAAGGGGCACTGAGGATAGTACGCTCGCATCCTCAGATTAACCCAGTAGAATCCACGTGCAACAATTTCACTGCCCCGTAAAAGCAATTTTTCAGAATGAAAGTTTTCCCCCGGCAAGCACATCAACCTCTCAACATTTTCACCACACAAGTCCGCCGCTCAAGAAAGATCCATCGATCCCCCCTCTGTCGCATGTTAGACATTCACTCCTGCAAATCGGAAAACCTTTTCCGAAATAAGAAAAATTCTGAGCTTGGAAAAATGCTTATTCTGTTTCTGAAATCCTGATTTGAAGCTTCTTTAAGGGTTTTTCACAGCAGATCCCCATTTCAAAGCCCAAATGAGCCCTTTTCCTGCTCTCATTTCCCAATTGCCGTGCTTATTTGGGAATTCGCTTGAAAATTGCCGTTGATTCTGGCGTCATCTGGAGCCTTTTGCCTGACCAGATGACACCATTTTTTGAGGAAAAGAGAAAAAAGGAGAATAGAAGTGGCTGAGAATCAAGTTGGAAATGATGTGAATCAGATTGAGATAGTGAGCCTTTCAAAGATTCGGGGGCAGAAGAAGGTTACTGATCTTTTGAAGGTCAATCTCGACGCCTATTTTCAAAGTCGTCAGAATGGCAATCCTGGCTCATTTGGGCCAGTCCTCCTGTGTGGTCACTCAGGCACAGGAAAGACGCTCGTTGCTAAGGCTCTGCATGCTGAGCTGGCAAATCTCGACCTGATTGAAACAAATGGAGAAATGCTTTCCAGCTCAGGTGAACTCACCTCCATACTGCTGTCTGCGACTGAGAATACCACGGTCTTCATCGATGAGTGTCAGGGCATGCATCCTCGTTCCCAGCACATCCTCCTCACCGCTCTTAGTGAAAGAGTTATCTATGTTCCCAGAAGAGCAAACAACAAATCAAAGCAGGCGATCCCTCTTGAGAACTTCACCTTGATAATGGCAACAACTCACGAATACTTCCTCCAAGCGGCTCTTCGCAACAGGATGCGTATTTATGCAAGGTTTGAATACTACTCACTTGAAGATCTTGTAGAGATCATCCGCCAACGTGCTTTGGCTCTTAACTGGAATATTGAGTCCGGGCAGGTTCTTACCGAGATTGCAAAACGGAGCAAGAAAACACCGCGTATCGCTTTGAACCGTAATCTGCAACAGTGCTGGAATGTGGCTGCTGCAAAAGGAAAAGAAAGCATCGGTATGGATGATGTGCTTGAAGCATTCAGACTCATCCAAATCGACCAATTGGGCTTAGATGAGCTTGAGCGTAATTACCTTCGCATTCTTCATCAGAACGGCCCTACTGCCTTGAATGTAATCTCTTCTAAGCTTGCCCTTCCTACCCAGACTGTAAAGAGCGTTTTGGAGCCTTACCTGCTTCAAGAGAATCTGATTGGAAAGAACAAATGCTCCCACAGGGAAATCACTTTTCTTGGACAAGAGCATATTCAGAATTGTCAGATGTAATTTTTTTAGGATTTACTGTCCACTTGTTAAAAGGATCTTACACAATGAGTGCCAAAAAGATGTCCATAACTAAGCCGATTGTCAGCATCACTGAAATCTGTGAAATGCTTCAGCTCTCTCGCAGTCGCTATTACCAGCTTGTCGATTCAGGTTTCTTTCCCAAACCTTTGAGGGATGAAAAGAGCAAGCGTCCCTACTATGATGCTGCTCTTCAAAAGCAAATTCTTGAAGCTCGCAAAACAGGGATTGGAGTTGATGGTTCTTTCATGCTTTTTTACTCTCCCCGCAAAAATGAAAGCAGCCGTCCCATGTTCAAGAAGAAAAAACAGGCAGATCCCGTTGCCCAGGAACTTGCTGATATCCTTGCGGGGATGGGAGTGGAAGCTGCTTTTGAAGAGGTGCAGAAAGCTCTTAACAAGCTCTACCCTGATGGTACTGAGGGTATGGATCAGGGCATAGTCACCCGTGAGTTGTATCGATATTTCAAGCAAATGAAGTAACTGTCTTGAGCAGTTCCTGTGCACTTGTTTTGCGAAAGATGGGGAAATGATGCTTAGATGCTTTATAAATCTTGAACTTATGATGCTGGAAAGGTGCCGATACCATGTCTAATTCTCGTCCAAAAAAACGCATGATTAATGATGTAATCCTGCATTCCTCGGACTTGACCCCTCAGGACAGCAGGACTCCACAATCTATCCGCCCTGTTCCTATTCCAAAGCAGGCAGATAGCGACCAGGAACTTGTAAACCTGTGGCTCCATGGCAAGAGCAAGCACACCCAGAGGTACTACAGGAAAGATGTTCAACGTTTCTTTGAATTCACCAACAAGTCACTGAGAGAAATCATCCTGAAGGACCTGCAGGAGTTCGCCGACCATATTGATGAGCAGGATCTTGTTGACGGCTCCAAAAGAAGAATTCTTTCAAGCGTCAAATCTCTTTTTGCATTTGCTCATAAATTGGGCTACCTTCCTTTTGATGTCGCCCGTGTTCTGAATCTTCCTACTCCCAAGGATACACTTGCAGAACGAATCCTCACCCAGAAACAGGTCAGAAAAATCATCGATGCTGAAAACCATCCTCGCAATAAACTTATTCTCAAGACGCTATTCTTCACTGGGATCAGAGTTTCGGAGATGTGTTCTCTTTGCTGGAAAGATTTGAAGGAACGCTCAGAAGGTGGACAAGTGACCGTTTATGGTAAGGGCAAGAAAACAAGAACGCTTATTATCCCTGAGCCTCTGTGGTCTGAACTGATGAATTTCAGGGGTTTTGTTCCTGAAGATATTTTCGTTTTTCGGGGAAGGAACAGAAGCACTCAGATGCATTCCACTACGGTTCTGAGGATCGTCAAAAAGGCTGCTCACAAAGCAGGTTTGAAGGTCACTCCTTCTCCCCATTGGCTCCGCCATGCACATGCTTCAATTGCATGCGAGAAGGCTCCCTTGCATGTAGTGCCGTTTCAATTATCTAAGTTTAACTTTTGCTGATTTTTTTTATTGCGATATGCTACGTATCTATTCAGAGCGATTTTAAGCTCATTGTGGTTTTGATAATTAGTTCCGCGTATGACGAATTCCTTAACATGGGTAAACTGACATTCGATAGGATTTAGCCATGATGCGTTGGTCGGCGTCCAGATCAGATGAATATTGTTCTCGCGACAGTACCGCAGAACCTTGTCCTTGCGGTGCGGCGAGAAATTGTCCAGTATCAGATGGATCCGCTGGTTCGCAGGATACTTTTTCCTGGTCAGTTTCAAAACTTCCAAGAACTCCTGATGCCGCTTGCGTGGCCGAACATATCCCCAGAGCTTTTTCTGATGGACATCGTAAAACGCCAGCCAGTGCTGAACGCCGTGTTTGCGGGTATAGGTCGCAGGCAGCCTCTTGGGATGGTCGGTATGACAGTAATTCCGGCCTGGCTGAGGACGAATCTCCAGCGGTCCGAACTCGTCGAATGATATGGTCGGCCCGTTTGAGGCCGGCTGGTTCACATATCTGCGAATTAGTTTTTTTTAGACTTGAGATTGGGGTCGTTGCACTCTTTCCACGTCTTTGTCCGCCGGAGCTTGACCTTCTTTTCACGCAGGATGGTCCTGAGTGTTTCAATGCTGATCGTAGGAACGATCTTTTCCTGGACAAGATATTCACGCAGTTTTTCCAGGGACCACCGCTTAAAAGGGCAGTCCAGAAGATCGGGCGGACATTTTGCAGTCTCGGCAATAATGGCCTTGTCGTCCTCGGTAAACTCCGGCGGTCTTCCCGGCCGGGGCTTGGGCTCCAACGCCTTAAGGCCGCGTTGGTTAAAGTCTTTGATGATGGCCCTGACATGGTGCGGCGAATAGTGAACCAGCTCGGCGATAGCAGGAACTTTATAGCCCTGGTTAGAGGCAAGAATGACTTGGCCGCGACGAATCTTGATTCGGCTTTTGCTGCTGCGGAGTATCCGCTGAATTTGCTGGCCTTCACTGGTACTGAGGTCTCTGGCGTACAGACACATAAGAAATCCCTTTCTCTGCTTGTAAGCGTGAAATTATTTCTTCGTGTCATTCTATATAATACCAGATTATGCATGGCGCAAGTCTTAAATCATGGAAAAGTTAAAATTATATTTTTGAAACGGCAGTAGTCCAGAATAGCCTTGGCCATAGCTCGATTCAGACCACGAGCCACTATCTGCATGTCAGACCTGACGACTGTTCGAGCAAGTATCTGGATTTGTAGGAATTTTTTCCCAAGGGATTAATCAAATGCAGACGCAGCTATCACATCCTTTTCCGTTAGAGTTTTCCTTCCCTCCGCTCTCATTACAAGAACGCTATCCCTGAGCAACTGAATCACAGAATCATACCCATTCCTAAGATCAGTTAGGAGCCCTGGGACCCTTTTCTCGTATGCAATATTTGCATAGGCTAGCCTCTGAATACAGACCTGCTCCAGCTGAGCCTTGCTGTAATCCTCAATCTCAACCCTGTGTGTGAAATGCTCCCTAACCTCCAATGGGACCGCTTTTTGAGCATAGGAGGTGACAATCACAGGCCCCAGCACAGGCCATCCTGTTTTCCCCATATTCGCATAGTTCCACCTTGTGAGCACTCCTTGGCTCACAATGTTGTAAAGGTCTTTAACAATCAAACCTTTCATATTCTGAGCCCCAGAAATAATGTGACCTGTGTCGAGCGTTGATAAGTGGAAGAATTCAATCAGATCATTGTAATTTTGAGCCAGCTGAGCAGAAGTTTTCTTTATCTGCTCTATTCCTAAGGCCCTTAGAAACGCCTTTGCATGAAGAACCTTGTCTCCATTTTTTCCGCTGATCAGCAGGCTCAAAGGTCTTCTGTTTTCCTTTTGGGTCTTGCTGTTCAATTCTGCATCAACTATGAGCTTTAGCCTTTGCAGAGCCTCCCCTTTTCCCGCAGGAATGAGCTGCCATAACGAAACCTGCTCCTCAAAATCATCCAGATCGATGATAGACTCCTTCTCGTCTACTCTCTTCTTATCCAAAGACAATCTCCCCCATCACTGCCAACTGCATGAATACGTCCGCCGTCTCAGCATCCTCATTATCCATTGCCAAGTTTCTGAAGTGTCTTTCAGGAACATGCCTGCCACGCTTATCCTTGCAGTCTGCCATCATTTGGAGAGCCTTCTGAATTCCTTCTTTGTTCACAACTCCCAAGAGTTCTCCTGTTTCGATGTCAAACACCTCAATGTTTTCATCAGCGAACGGGATCTTCTCATAGGACCCAAACTTATCTTTGTAATTTTCTGGGAACTGAAATTTGGCCCAATAATTAGAGCCTCCCTCCACAGCAGTGATGATCATATCCTGTATCTTCTCAATGGGAATTCTGACTCTTGCCCTCACCTCGATGTATCTGTCCATTGGATTTCTCCCGCAAAGAATTATTTGCACTTGCTCAGGGGCTTGGCTTCCCAGTACAGATCCCGCTCAACAGGGAGTCCCAGTGGTCCCCTGATTTCCTCTAAATCAGAGAGACGAACATATCCCAATTCCCCCTCAGGACAGAGATGACTTACGACCTTGCAGAAAAAGAGCCAATCCCCCTCGGACTCTTCATCGCCTTCAATGATAAGCCATGTAAACGAGCTATCAGGGGTAAAGAATTTCAACGGGACCATAGGATCTGTCACTTCTTCTTGACTGTAAAGTTTTGGAAGGGTTCGCTTGATTTCTTCTGTTAAGAGTTTCATTATTTCCGTCCTTTTTTATTCTTCGGCGGAAAAAATGGGATCATCTGGTCAGCTAGTGACCAACCAACTCTTGCTCCAGCACAGTTTCAATCTCAATGGGATCATTCTCCCCTATCTCAGATAGCCGAGCATCAATAGTTCGTAGGGAAATATCAACCTGCTTAATCTCTTCCTGTGAAAGTCCTGCATCTAAGGCAATCTCCTGCCTTTTCAAGCGTCTGATCAGAACTCCAAGTTCGAATTTTGACTGCAAATAGGCCTCTTTCTTCTCATTGAGCCCATCCAAATATTGCACAACTTCAGCCAATTCCTTCGCCAGAACGGCCCCCTTGTAGTTGCCCTTTATATCTTCACTTTCCCTGACCCCCATGCCCCTCAATTTGAGGACTAAATTCTTTCGGTCTTGGTCCAAGCGTGCAATTGATGGTTCGACATTGTTTTCGAGTTCATGTGAAACCCGCTGTAAACTGCCCCTTGCGTTCTGTAGGAGTTCCTGTCCCTGCCTATTTTCAGCACCCACTGGCTGAGCCTCTTTATTCTGATGGAAGAACCAACCTGCCCAGCCAATTATGACCAACACTAAGAAAATCAAAGTTATGAATGCCAGAATTTTCATGAGCCCTGTCTTTGAGGCTTCGGAATCAGTTTCCCTGTTGATCCGTTGATGGAGAAGAGCTAGACAAGTTCGTGCCCGCTCAGAATCAGTGACATCAATAAGGAGTCCATAAAAAGCAGTCGCATACTCGTAATCTTGGCATGCTACCGCAATCTCTGCACCCCTCCGGCCGATTATTTCAAATGAAGTGAGGCTGTTTCGGGGGACAAATTCTATTTCGCTTAAAATGTCGTAAGTGGTCAGGTAATCGTACCAACCATTATTTACGTCTATTGCTTCCGAAGCTTCTTTTAGCAGTCTATTACAGTGACGTTCATAGTATTTCTTCTTTTCTTCGTTCTCGGAACTGACAACCGCCAGAGCTGTAATGCCCCCTAAGACGATTTCAACCCCAATGAACGTTAAGAACAACAGCCCCCAAGAGAAGGTGCCTACAATGCCAAGAATGACAAACAGGACTATTGTAAGAATAGGAGCGATGATAAGATGCAGACCACAAATCCATTCTCCTTCCCATTCATCATATTTGAACTCTGAAGGATAGACTGCAGGATACCGAGGGATCTTGTGTCGTCGCCCCACATATTCACTTGGAACGCTTGGGCTCACTGCTGAGTCACCTCAGTATTCATGCCCAAGACATCATCGATTCTTTCCAAGGTTTCATCAGCATCTTGGGTCTCTATGAAGATTTCATCAATATTGGCCTCAGCAGTTGAACTGGCCTTCCAGTCCGCCTGCTCCATTCTCAATCCTATTTCCACCTCGACATACAGTTGATCCAGTTGCTTCTTCACTGAATCGAAATTGGTTGCAAGAGTTTCGTCCTTCCCGCCTGCAATCATGGCTGCTTTTCTCATTGTATCCAATGAAACGATTTTAGCGTCGATCTCTTCGAGTTGAGCATGCATTGATGATACTGTTCTCTTTGCGTGTCCTGCTTTTTCTTTCAGAGAGTATGCATTCTTTTCCAGCAAATCCCTTGCATCAGTGATACTATCCATTTGTGCTTTTATGCTCTCATGAGTCCTCATCAAATCCTCGGCCATCTCCTGAAGTTCTGTAACTGAGTATTCCCTGCCACCAAGGACAGCGGGTTCACCTTCAGAAATCAGTTCCCTGAGTCTCTTAAGCGAATGTACAGCCTTATCTCTTTTCTGAGTAAGGTCATTCAGTTTCGTAACCAGCCGTTCAGCTTGCACCTCGCAACGTATCTGACCTTCCTTTAACTTCCTGACAGTCTTTTCGAGTCCTTGAATCCCCTCGGACGATTCTGCCCTCTTTACCCTGAATTCCCCCAAAGCATTGTCAATCGTATTGACCAGATTCTCTCGACCAACTGACCAGTAAGACCTCATCTTGGGAATTCCCACTATGGCCGTCAGGACAATTAAAACCACAGCTATTATAAGAATCACGTTCTTCATTTCTTTGTCTCCATGCTTGAAATCATTCTTTTTTCCCATCTTTCACTCTTCCCCGCAAAAAATGGGATCATCTGGTCAGGGTTTCAGGATTTCATGTATTGAAGAACACATCTTTGGACCTCTTCAGGGAGCTCGGAGAATTTCACCCTTTTACCCAGATGCTTCCCTTCCATACATGTCCCCGATTGCCCCACTCCTTGAGCAGAAAAAGGCCTTGCTGACATACTTAGGCAATAGATACGTTGATAAGAAGGATCACCCTTGGAAGCACTTTTATTGCTCCCCTCCGTAAACACATCCCATTTGCCTGTTTCAGAATTGTAGATTTCAAAAGTGAATGTGTAACGGTCAAGCGTCTTGCCCCCATTATCATAGGCTTTTCTGACCCGCATCAAATTTCCATTTTCATCGATTCTTGCAGGATATTCAGCTTGCATCTTCATCTATCATTTCTCCGTTTCGCCAAAAAAGATTAGTTCCAAGGATTTGCCCTTCTTTTCTATTTGGCGGGAAAAATGGCGCCATCTGGTCAGAACTCACACATTCATTTCTATCATCGCATCGATGATGCTTTTTGCTTCTTCAATGCACTCCTCCTGTCCATAAAATCCCCAGCAGGACTCTTCACCCCCATCGATGATGCAGCCATACACTTCCCCCCGCAAATAATGGTCGTAGGTTCCCACTTCCCCCTCTACGATTTGAAGAGCCTTTTCCTTCAAGGACTTGGAGAACTTCTTCCTTCCAAATTCTTCCAACATCTTCTTCCTGCGAACAATCACAAACCCAACCTGCCCACTGTCCCAGGGACAAGAAAAAGGGGAAAGGGAAATAGTGATGCCGCTGTGGTCATACATGTAAAGGGGAAGGATTAAATCACCCTCCTTCTCAGCGGCCTGAGCAGCCTTGATACAGTCCTGAGGATTGGAGTAGTTCAGGCCTTCGTCCCCCAGGGAATATCTGCGGTGGGAGCAGTGGAATTCGCAAATATTGTCCCAGGAGCGGGGACTCTCTGCGGTAGTGTCGTAATGAATTTCGATAGTGTGATTTTTGTAGGTAACTGTTTTGACAGGTTCCATGTTTTTCCTCGCTTTTTATCTTTAGCGGGAAAAATGGGTGTGTCTGGTCGGTGGGGAGTAGTTCTTCTTACCTCAATCTCCTGGAGCCCAGCCCAGCCTTGACAAGCATCTTTTCAGTCTTCTGAGTTTAAGCACCTCTTTATCATCAAGCCATTTATCATCAATGAACTGACTGATAACAGAAGCAAACGCTTTTGCATGTAACATTCGAATCTTCTCTTTCGGCAGATGAATTTCTTTACGCAATTGAAGCATCTGTGCCAGCTCCTCATCTGTAACTTCAAGATCAGCTACAACCATTCTCAATGCCTCCCAGTATTCAGCTAATGCCTGCCGCTCTGGATTGATCTCAATGGAAGACTGAAAACCTGAACGAGAAAGAAATCGTTCACTTTTGGTGAGCCGCAACCCTCCTGCCCCATTCATTGGTGAAGCGACAAAACTTTCAGTAAATTTATATTTTTTAAGTCGAGCCAAGTCACCGAAAGTTCTGACCTTCTGTTTAGTCATTTCCTCCAAGTAACGCTCCATGAGACTTGCTGAAGCTTCTGCATCAGAGGACGCTATATGAACTGCCTTGTAATCAACATTGTGATACTCACAGGCCTTTTCCAAGTTGCACCGTTTACCTAAACCAAGCATCGGTCGCATGTACATAAGGCAAAAATGCGGAGGTGTCTGCGGAATCCCCAACTGATTCAGCTCATAAGCCAGGAACTTTATGTCGAAATAGACATTGTAAGCGGATACCACACACCCTGACAAAGAATCGACTAGCCCTCCTGCAATATCAGAAAAAACAGGAGCATTTGCAACATCATCTTCTGTGATGCCATGAATTTCCGTTGCTGACATTGGTCGCTGAGGATTAACCAGAGTATCAAAAGCCAACACAGGTTTTTTGCCGGGCTCCATTCGGTAGACCGATACTTCAACAACTCGATCCACGCCAGGAGTTAATCCCGTAGTTTCAAAGTCAATTACTGCTATTGGCGTTTCATAAATTGAGAGTTCCTTTATTCCCTTGACAGCAGCCATGATTAAAATTTCCTCTACTCATTCCAGATTTGCGCCTTTTTCTCAAACCTCTCCCAAAAACCCCGCTTACTGAGTCACACCCTCCATCCATTCATCTGCCAGCAAGCTGAAGTCAACCAGATCGACTCGGCCATTCTTGTCTAAGTCAGCTCCATCGCACCATAACGGTCCATTACAATTACAGAGCCAACTCGATGCTAAATATAATAAATCCTCAGTGTCAACTTTCCCGCTGTGGTCGAAATCAGCTCTACTAAGGCCAATTAATGTCACTGCTGTCCCTGAGTAGTTTAACTTAAAACTATGTCCATTATTTGTTTTAACTATATCGTCATCAGCGTTGAACTTACCATCTAATACTTGTGACGAAAGAATAGTTACCTCATCACCTATCGACGGTGTGTACCCATCGACTAACAAAACGTTAAGGCTACCACCAATTTTTGCATCGCCAGTAATCGATAGATGTGAAATATTTTCCTCTCCTGTGCCTCCTAACAGTACAGTGAGAGTACCTTCCTGATCTTGTTCATAGCCATTTGAAATCTCTAATGTACCGGGTTGGTACTCTAAATATCCATTTGGCCACACTGGCCATCCAGGCACTGCGGTACCACTTATATAAACACTCCCTTGGACATTGCCAGTCCCTTCGAGAACCCCATCTGTTCCAACGGTAATCGCTTTCTGAATACCGCTATCACAATTTCCCACCCACATTTGCCCTCCTTGGGAGAGATCAATCAGGCTATTTTCCATGACACGCACATTTTTATCGACTAACGCTACACAATTGACCGCCACTTCCAGTAAGCCATCCCCGTATCTATCTCCAATGGTCATTTCAGAAGATCTCAGACTTCCACCTTCCATTTTGTATGTGGCGTTGCCAGTTCCAGTTTGAGTCGAAATAGTCAATTTATTTGCCTTATTTACACCTCCTGCAAGGACGTAAAGACCGCTAACCATTAGCTCCTGTTTACAGACATGTTCACCACCAGCTTGTCTGAAAGTGCCCAATATGTGGCTTATTGTTGCATCTATTCTAGCTTCGATGTTTGGATACGGTTCGGAGAAACTATATTCGCCCTCATTCAAGAGAAGATCAAAAGTGCATGAACCACCAGATTGAACCATAGAGCCATGATCAGATACGACGCATGCAAAAGCATTCACATTACCACCACTGAGGTTGAAACACCCTTTACCATTCCAAGTGGAAGCAGCGCCTACAAGTATTTCATCTGCCGTTAAATTCCCATTTGTTTGTACGTAATTAGCGTCATTATCGATCCAACCAATTTCCAGCCTATCATTAAGCGTTAAATCACCGGCTTCCAACACATAGGTTCTGTCTATGTATTTGGGATCACTTAGTATCATTTCATCAGTAGTGACAGTTCCACCCCTCTGGACAAACTGACCTTGAATAAAAGAGTCTCCCTGTACTAGAAGATCACCATTATTTACAGTAAGTGTAGAAAGATAGTGCAACGAACTAAGGCCGAGAGCACCGCTTATAGTGAGATTGCCCCCTGAGATGACAAGATGCCCCACATTGTCATTACCATTTGGCATACTTGTGCCTGAGGGTAGCAGAAGACGTCCGGCTGTTGCAAAGCCTTCACTGATAAGTGCAATGCCATTGTTATCAATAAATGCCTCGTCGAAAGGTCCTGGGACTTCGCCATCCCAATTATTATTAGAAAACCAATCTGATTCAATGTCAGGTGGCCCCGTCCAATACACAGCATTGCCAAGGACAAAAGAATGTGACAAAAAGATTATGAAAATTATAAGGATACTTTGAGCGATCTTATTCGATATCACGACAGTCTCCATCTCCTAATATACACATGGCGATCTATGATCTGCTACCACGCTCTACAAGGCAATATTGTCAC comes from the Anaerohalosphaera lusitana genome and includes:
- a CDS encoding DUF2958 domain-containing protein encodes the protein MKLLTEEIKRTLPKLYSQEEVTDPMVPLKFFTPDSSFTWLIIEGDEESEGDWLFFCKVVSHLCPEGELGYVRLSDLEEIRGPLGLPVERDLYWEAKPLSKCK
- a CDS encoding tyrosine-type recombinase/integrase, translating into MSNSRPKKRMINDVILHSSDLTPQDSRTPQSIRPVPIPKQADSDQELVNLWLHGKSKHTQRYYRKDVQRFFEFTNKSLREIILKDLQEFADHIDEQDLVDGSKRRILSSVKSLFAFAHKLGYLPFDVARVLNLPTPKDTLAERILTQKQVRKIIDAENHPRNKLILKTLFFTGIRVSEMCSLCWKDLKERSEGGQVTVYGKGKKTRTLIIPEPLWSELMNFRGFVPEDIFVFRGRNRSTQMHSTTVLRIVKKAAHKAGLKVTPSPHWLRHAHASIACEKAPLHVVPFQLSKFNFC
- a CDS encoding helix-turn-helix domain-containing protein, with the translated sequence MCLYARDLSTSEGQQIQRILRSSKSRIKIRRGQVILASNQGYKVPAIAELVHYSPHHVRAIIKDFNQRGLKALEPKPRPGRPPEFTEDDKAIIAETAKCPPDLLDCPFKRWSLEKLREYLVQEKIVPTISIETLRTILREKKVKLRRTKTWKECNDPNLKSKKN
- a CDS encoding helix-turn-helix transcriptional regulator → MSAKKMSITKPIVSITEICEMLQLSRSRYYQLVDSGFFPKPLRDEKSKRPYYDAALQKQILEARKTGIGVDGSFMLFYSPRKNESSRPMFKKKKQADPVAQELADILAGMGVEAAFEEVQKALNKLYPDGTEGMDQGIVTRELYRYFKQMK
- a CDS encoding transposase, whose product is MNQPASNGPTISFDEFGPLEIRPQPGRNYCHTDHPKRLPATYTRKHGVQHWLAFYDVHQKKLWGYVRPRKRHQEFLEVLKLTRKKYPANQRIHLILDNFSPHRKDKVLRYCRENNIHLIWTPTNASWLNPIECQFTHVKEFVIRGTNYQNHNELKIALNRYVAYRNKKNQQKLNLDN
- a CDS encoding 3'-5' exonuclease, which translates into the protein MAAVKGIKELSIYETPIAVIDFETTGLTPGVDRVVEVSVYRMEPGKKPVLAFDTLVNPQRPMSATEIHGITEDDVANAPVFSDIAGGLVDSLSGCVVSAYNVYFDIKFLAYELNQLGIPQTPPHFCLMYMRPMLGLGKRCNLEKACEYHNVDYKAVHIASSDAEASASLMERYLEEMTKQKVRTFGDLARLKKYKFTESFVASPMNGAGGLRLTKSERFLSRSGFQSSIEINPERQALAEYWEALRMVVADLEVTDEELAQMLQLRKEIHLPKEKIRMLHAKAFASVISQFIDDKWLDDKEVLKLRRLKRCLSRLGWAPGD
- a CDS encoding Holliday junction DNA helicase RuvB C-terminal domain-containing protein, with protein sequence MAENQVGNDVNQIEIVSLSKIRGQKKVTDLLKVNLDAYFQSRQNGNPGSFGPVLLCGHSGTGKTLVAKALHAELANLDLIETNGEMLSSSGELTSILLSATENTTVFIDECQGMHPRSQHILLTALSERVIYVPRRANNKSKQAIPLENFTLIMATTHEYFLQAALRNRMRIYARFEYYSLEDLVEIIRQRALALNWNIESGQVLTEIAKRSKKTPRIALNRNLQQCWNVAAAKGKESIGMDDVLEAFRLIQIDQLGLDELERNYLRILHQNGPTALNVISSKLALPTQTVKSVLEPYLLQENLIGKNKCSHREITFLGQEHIQNCQM